Proteins encoded in a region of the Acidobacteriota bacterium genome:
- a CDS encoding NAD-dependent malic enzyme, with product MKRFAPRVDPETRQRYMAVYARGAAVKEDPLLNKGTCFTRDEREQLGLLGLLPASVQTPAEQLKRAYDNYLKAGDDVRKYLFLAALQDRNEHLFGRLILDHIEEMVPIIYTPTVGKACEQYSHIYRRARGLYVTQAERGRLVSVLQNGFCDDPGVIVITDNEAILGIGDQGVGGMPIAIGKLALYTAGAGIHPARCLPLDLDVGTDNPALLDDPIYLGARHRRLRGEPYFALLDELVDAIATVFPRALVQWEDFSNRNAFQVLDRYRTRLLSFNDDIQGTGAVVVAGIRTGLLRVGRPLTDARVVFYGAGASGAGSALAVRAAMRAAGVPAADLSRRVLCLDSQGLIVGDRPGLEGAKRDLAADPALVATWRKSTDGTLRLADVVREFHPHALVGVSGQPGAFTEAIINDMWDSCPRPIVLALSNPTSKVEVTPGEVIRWTRGAAVVGTGSPFAPVEYDGQTFRIGQGNNVFIFPGVGLGATSVQARWLPDVAFSAAADALFGFTGASTRPGDAIYPPLGKLREISHAVAIAVGRALVKEGAAPEMSDADIERRVTANIWSPDYLPYRPA from the coding sequence GTGAAACGGTTCGCGCCCAGGGTTGATCCCGAAACGCGGCAGCGCTACATGGCGGTATACGCCCGTGGCGCGGCGGTGAAGGAGGACCCCCTCCTGAACAAGGGCACGTGTTTCACTCGCGACGAGCGGGAGCAGCTTGGCCTCCTCGGGCTGCTCCCGGCCTCCGTGCAGACCCCGGCCGAGCAATTGAAGCGCGCCTACGACAACTACCTCAAGGCGGGCGACGACGTCCGGAAGTACCTGTTTCTGGCTGCCCTGCAGGATCGCAACGAACACCTCTTTGGACGCCTGATTCTCGACCACATCGAAGAAATGGTGCCCATCATCTACACCCCGACCGTGGGCAAGGCCTGCGAGCAGTACAGCCACATCTATCGCCGCGCGCGCGGCTTGTACGTGACGCAGGCCGAGCGCGGCCGGCTGGTCAGTGTGCTGCAAAACGGCTTTTGTGATGACCCCGGTGTGATCGTCATCACCGACAACGAAGCCATCCTCGGCATCGGCGACCAGGGCGTCGGCGGGATGCCGATTGCCATCGGCAAGCTCGCGCTCTACACCGCCGGAGCCGGCATTCATCCGGCACGGTGCCTTCCGCTGGATCTCGATGTGGGCACCGACAATCCCGCACTCCTCGACGATCCGATCTATCTCGGCGCGCGCCATCGCCGCCTGCGGGGTGAACCGTACTTCGCGCTGCTTGACGAATTGGTAGACGCCATCGCCACGGTGTTCCCACGCGCTCTCGTCCAGTGGGAGGATTTTTCCAACAGGAATGCCTTCCAGGTACTCGACCGCTATCGGACGCGGCTGCTCTCGTTTAATGACGACATTCAGGGCACCGGAGCCGTCGTGGTGGCCGGCATTCGCACCGGGCTCCTCCGCGTGGGACGCCCCCTGACCGACGCCCGCGTGGTGTTTTATGGCGCCGGTGCATCGGGAGCCGGATCGGCACTGGCCGTGCGAGCCGCGATGCGTGCGGCCGGCGTGCCCGCCGCAGACCTGTCACGCCGCGTGTTGTGCCTCGACTCGCAGGGCCTGATCGTGGGTGACCGGCCGGGCCTTGAAGGCGCCAAGCGCGATCTGGCGGCAGACCCTGCGCTCGTGGCTACCTGGCGCAAAAGCACGGACGGCACGCTCCGGCTGGCCGATGTCGTGCGCGAATTTCACCCGCACGCGCTGGTTGGCGTGTCGGGCCAACCCGGAGCGTTCACCGAGGCGATCATCAACGACATGTGGGATTCCTGCCCGCGCCCCATCGTCCTGGCATTGTCGAATCCCACCAGCAAGGTGGAAGTGACGCCGGGTGAAGTGATTCGCTGGACGCGCGGTGCGGCGGTCGTCGGTACCGGCAGCCCGTTTGCCCCGGTGGAGTACGACGGGCAGACGTTCCGCATCGGTCAGGGCAACAACGTGTTCATCTTCCCCGGCGTCGGGCTCGGGGCCACGTCCGTGCAGGCGCGATGGCTGCCCGACGTGGCGTTCTCGGCAGCCGCCGACGCACTGTTTGGCTTCACCGGTGCATCGACCAGGCCCGGAGACGCCATCTACCCGCCGCTCGGGAAGTTGCGCGAGATCTCCCACGCGGTGGCGATCGCCGTCGGCCGGGCGCTGGTCAAAGAAGGCGCCGCGCCTGAAATGAGCGATGCCGACATCGAGCGCCGCGTCACCGCCAACATCTGGTCGCCCGACTATCTGCCGTATCGGCCGGCCTGA